The following DNA comes from Stigmatella erecta.
GCCTCGAGGCCTGCCGGGCCATGAACTCCTGCAGGATGGCCGCGCCGCTGAGGCCCCGTCCGCCCGGCGCGGCGCCGGTCGCCTGCAGGCTCGCGTCGCTCAGCACCTTCTGAATGTGCAGGTGGTGCTGCGCCAGCTCCCGCGAGAGCAGGCGGCGGGCCCGGCAGAGGTCTCTCACCTCCGGCAGAGGCTCCAGGGGCGCGGGGCGGCCGCGGATCATCCCATGCGCCAGCAGCTCCGCCAGCGACAGGGCATCCTCCTGCCCGGGCCCACGCGCAGGGGCGCTCAGGGGCTCGGCGAGCACCAGCTCGAGCTGCCCTTCCAGCAGATACCAGGCGTGCTTCCAGGACTCCCCCGTGGCCCGCATGACCACGCACCGGCAGCCATAGGAGCCCAGCCACTCCGCCAGCGCTCCCAGACCCGAGGGCGTGGCCTCGAAGCGCTGGAGCTCTTGAATGATCCGCCCGGCCGCCACGATGCGGACCACGGCGGCCACGGCCTCCTCCTGAAACGCCAACGCGGCACAGCGAGGGTGAATGACTTTCATGTCCGGCTCCAAGAGCGCTTCTGGAAGCGAGGGGGGCTCTTCCTGTCCGCTCTGTACGGAATCGTTGAGGCTCTATTCACCCCGCGTCAAACCCGGGCGCCGGCAACTTCTGGTTCTCACGCTCCGATAATTCAGGCTCAGGGGGTCTTCTGGCCTCTCCCCCCTTCTGGAAAATCACATGACCGTTCAGCGCTCCTCCGCCCCCGTTGCCCCGCGCGCCGTTACCGCCACCGCCGCGGCCCCGGTGACCGCCCCCCCCGCCGGCCTCAGCCGGGGCGACACGGGGCCCAACGTCAAGAAGCTCCAGGATGCGCTGGTGAAGACCGGCTACATGACCCGGGCCCAGGTCAACACGGGCTACGGCACCTTCGGTCCCCAGACCGAGGCGGCGGTGAAGAAGTTCCAGGCCGACAAGAAGCTGCCCACCACGGGCTACTACGGCGACATGACCCACGCGGCGCTGAAGAAGGCGCTCGCCGGCGGGGTGCAGGGCCCCACCCCTCCCACCCAGCCGGGCGGCAAGTTCACCAAGCCGGCCGTCATCAGCGCGCCCTCCCCCAACTTCAATGAGCGCGGGGGCAAGGACATCGACACCATCGTCATGCACCACACCGCGTCCAACAACGGCGCGGGCGACCTGGCCCACATGCGCAACCCCGCCAGCGAGGTGTCGGCCCACTACATGGTCGACCGGGATGGGAAGATTTACCAGCTGGTCAACGACAGCAAGCGCGCCTGGCACGCGGGCAAGGGCGAGCTGCACGGCGTGCCCACGGACGTGAACGGCCGCTCGATCGGCATCGAGATCGTCAACGACGGCAGCGGCAAGACGCCCTTCACCGAGGCCCAGTACAAGGCGCTCAACCAGCTCGTCGGCTACCTCAAGCAGGAGTACAACGTGCCCACGAAGAACGTCGTCGGGCACAAGGACGTGGCCGTCCCCAAGGGCCGCAAGAGCGACCCGGCCTCCAACTTCGACTGGAGCCGGCTGCCCTGAGCCATTCCCGGGCCTCCCCGGCCCCGGGGATGGACCGGTCTGTTACCCAGGCGGCCTCCCGGTGCTCCGGGTTTGCACGGGGAGACGGCGGAGGGTAAATACCCTCCCCGTGCTGCGCGTGCTGCTCATTGCCGCCGTCCTGTCAGGCCTCGTCCCCTCGCTGGGGGAGGCCGTCGAGCTGGTGGTGCATTACGCGGCCACCGGGCACGTGGCGCACTTCGAGCCCCATGAGACGGACCTGGGCGCGGAGGGCAAGGAGCACGGCTGCGGCCCCATCGCCCACCACTGCGGCTGCTGCGTGAGCCAGTGGGTGCTGCTCCCCTCGGTGCCTGGATGGGCCCCCGGTCCCCAGGAACCCCAAGCACCGTTCCTCGCCCCCGAGCAGCGCATCACCCCCGGGGTGATGCGGCGCCTGCTGCGTCCCCCCATCGCGTCCTGAGCGTGGCGTTCGTCTAACGGCTTCCAGGGCCTCGTGGCCCGGGCAGGCCGTGCGTCCGTTGCTCCCTCTCTGCCGCGCGTCCGCTGCCCTTGCCGGCCGCCTCGCGCCGTGGGCCGCTCATGCTTTCGCGCGGAGTCTCCGCCTCTCCCCTGCTGTGTCTGTGTCTCTATGGGTTTCTCTCGCTGTCCGAGGCCTCCGCCGGGCCGCTGACGCTCGGCCAGGCCGTCGCGCTCGCCCTGGAGCGGAGCCCCGTCCTCGTCTCGCTGGAGGCCGGGGTGGCCCGGGCCCAGGCGCAGGCCCGGAATGATGCCCGATTCTTCCAAACCAACCCCGAGCTCTCCGCCGCGGCGGGCCCGCGCCTGCGCGACGGCGGAAACACCCTGGAGCTGGGCGTGGGCCTCAGCCAGCAGGTGGAGCTCTTCGGGCAGCCCTCCGCCCGGAAGGAGGCCGCCCGGGCCCTCGTCACCGCGAGCGAGGCCCAGCTCCGGACCCGGCGCGTGGAGCTCGTGGCCGAGGTCCGCACGGCGTTTGCCCGCGCCCGGGCCGCGGGACAGGAGGTGCGCCTCGCCGAGGATGCCCGCACGCTGGCCGCCGAAGCGCTGAGCGCGGCGGAGGAGCGGCTGGAGGCCGGCGCCGCCTCCCGCCTGGAGGTCAACACGGCCCGCGTCGAGGCGGGCCGCGCCGCCCGTGAGCACAACCGCGCCGTCTTCCGCCATGCGTCGGCCCTCAACGCCCTGGGCCTGCTCATCGGGCTCGACGAGGCCGTGGAGATTCATGCCCAGGACACGCCCCTTCCGGACAACCCGCCGGCGCTGTCCTTGCCCACCCTGCTCGGCCAGGCCCTCCGTGACCGGGCAGATCTCCAATCGGCGCGCGCGGAGCTGGAAGCCAGCCAGGCCCAGCAGCGGCTGAGCCAGCGGGCGGCCCTGCCCAGCCCCCGCGCGGGCGTCAGCTACGGCCGGGAGGAGGAGGCCCACATCGTCCAGGGCACCCTGTCCATCGAGCTGCCGGTGTTCGACCGCAACCAGGCCGGACGCGGCACCAGCGCCGCGCGCGTCACCGAGGCGGCGCGCACCCTGGAAGCGGTGGAGCGGCTCGCGCGCGCGGAGGTGCGGCTGGCGCTCGTGCGCTACCAGACCGCCGAGGCCTCCCTGCGCCTCTTCGGGGAGAACGCCCAGCAGTCGCTCCAGGAGAACCTGGCGCTGGCCACGGAGGGCTACCGGGCCGGCAAGATGGACTTCCTGGAGCTGCTCGTCATCCGCCGGGAGACGCTCGAGGCCCGGCGCGACCACATCGAGGCGATGGAGGAGTTCGGCACCGCGCAGGCCCAGCTCCAGCGGGTCATCGGGAGCCTTCCATGAGAGCCTTCGCCCTGTTGTCCGTGCTGGGGCTCGTCCTGCTTCCGGGGTGCAAGCAGGAGCCGCCCCCCGCCGCCCACCCAGCGGAAGCGCCTCATGGCGACGAGCATGGCCATGAGAAGGAAGCGGCCCACGCCGAGGCCATCACCCTGACGCCGGAGTCCGTGCGCAACGCGCGCTTGCAGACCGCCGAGGCCCAGCGCAAGCCGCTCGCCGTGGGGCTCACCGTCCCGGCGCGCCTGGCCTTTCCCCAGCGCGGCGTGGCCCAGGTGGCCGCCCGCGTCCCCGGCCGCATCGCCAGCATCGAGGTGGACCTGGGAGACCGCGTGAAGAAGGGCCAGGTGCTCGGCTACCTGGAGAGCCCGGACCTGGGCCGGGCCCGCGCGGACTACCTGGCCGCCACGATGAAGGCCCAGGTGGCCGCGGAGAACTTCCGCCGCGAGAAGGAGCTGTTCGCCAAGGGCATCACCAGCGAGCGCGAGATGCGCGAGGCGGAGGGCACCTACGTCACCATCGAGGCGGACCGCAACGCCGCCGATGCCCGGCTGCACGCGCTGAGCCTCACGGATCAGGAAATCAAGGCGCTCCGGTCCGATGAGCACTACAGCACGCGCTTTCCCGCGCGCGCCCCGCTCGACGGCACCGTGGTGGACATCCCCGTCACCGTGGGCCAGGAGGTGGGCGGCACCACGCCGCTGTTCACCGTGGGCGACCTGTCCACGCTCTGGGCACTGCTGGAAGTCTCCGAGGCGCAGCTCGCCACCGTCCGCCAGGGACAGGCCGTGGCCCTGGCCGTCCAGGCGCTCCCCGGCCAGCGCTTCCAGGGCAAGGTGACGTACATCGGGGACATCGTGGACGAGAAGACCCGCACCACCCCCGTGCGCGTCGTGCTGCCCAACACCGAGGGCAACCTCAAGCCCGGGATGTTCGCCACCGCGGAGATCAGCACCGGCGGCACCGCCCCGGGCGCCCCGGGCACCGAGCAGCTCGTCGTGCCCCGCGAGGCCGTGCAGCAGGTGGCCGACGAACAGGTCGTCTTCGTCCCCCAGGGGCCAAACCAGTTCCAGGCGGTGGAGGTGAAGACCGGCGCCTCGTCCGCCACGGAGATCGAAATCCTCGAAGGGCTCGAACCGGGCACCCCCGTGGTGACCCAGGGCGCCTTCATCCTCAAGTCCGAGCTCTCCAAAGAGAGCATGGGCGAAGGCCACTCCCACTAGAGGCCCGCGCCATGTTCGATCAACTCATCCGGCTTTCGATCCGGAACCGCTTCATCGTCCTGCTGCTGTCCTCGGCCGTCATCGTCTTTGGCCTCCGGGCCCTGAGCCAGCTGCCCATCGACGCGGTGCCCGACGTCACCAACGTGCAGGTGCAGGTGCTCACCTCCGCGCCGGGGCTCGGCCCCGTGGAGGTGGAGCGGTTCATCACCGTGCCCGTCGAGACGGCCATGGGCGGCCTGCCCCACACGGAGGAGATCCGCTCCGTCTCCAAGTTCGGCCTGTCCGCCGTCACCCTCGTCTTCGAGGACGGCACGGACATCTACTTCGCCCGCCAGCTCGTGAGCGAGCGGCTCCAGGAGGCCCGGGAGAACATCCCCGAGGGCTATGGCATCCCGGAGATGGGCCCCACGGCCTCGGGGCTCGGCGAAATCTACCAGTTCGAGGTCCGGGGCCCCGGCAAGAGCCCCATGGAGCTGCGGGAGATCCTCGACTGGCAGCTCATCCCCCGGCTGCGCGCGGTGCCAGGCGTGGTGGAGGTGAACGCCTTCGGCGGCGAGCTGAAGACCTATGAAGTCCAGCTCGAGCCCTCGCGCCTGACGGCCTATGGCCTGTCGCTCCAGCAGGTGTTCGACGCCCTGGAGCGCAACAACGCCAACGCGGGCGGCGCCTACATCGCCCGGGGGCCCGAGCAGGTGCTCATCCGGGGCGAGGGCCTGGTGGAGACGCTGGAGGACATTGGCCACATCGTCGTCGCCACCTCATCCCGGGGCGTGCCCGTGTACGTGCGGGACATCGCCGAGGTGAAGTACGCCCCGCTCGTGCGCCAGGGGGCCGTCACGCGGGATGGACGCGGCGAGGCGGTGACGGGCATCGTGATGATGCGCCTCGGGGAGAACTCCCGCACCGTCGTCAACCACGTGAAGGAGGCCGTGGAGCGCATCCGCCCCACCCTGCCGCCGGGCGTGACGATCGACACCTTCTATGACCGGACGGAGCTGGTGCGGCAGACGCTCCAGACGGTGGCCACGAACCTGCTGGAGGGCGGGCTGCTCGTCGTCGTGGTGCTCTTCCTCATGCTGCGCAACCTGCGCGCGGGGCTGCTCGTGGCGAGCATCATCCCCCTGTGCATGCTGGCCGCCTTCATCGGCATGCGGGCCCTCGGCATCTCCGGCAACCTCATGTCCCTGGGGGCCATCGACTTCGGCCTCATCGTGGATGGCGCGCTCATCATCGTGGAGAACGCGGTGCGCCACATCGCCACGGAGAACCACCGGCTCGGCCGCGCGCTCACCCGCGCGGAGCGCGACGAGGTGGTCTGCCGCGCGGCGGTGGAGATCCGCGGCGCGGCGGCCTTCGGCGAAATCATCATCGGCATCGTCTACCTCCCGGTCCTCACGCTCTCGGGCATCGAGGGGAAGATGTTCGTGCCCATGGCCACCACCGTCCTGTGTGCCCTGGGCGCCGCGTTCGTCTTCTCGCTCACCCTCGTCCCGGCGCTCGCCTCGCTCGTGCTGCCGCTCCGGGTGACGGAGAAGGAGAG
Coding sequences within:
- a CDS encoding IS110 family transposase, which encodes MKVIHPRCAALAFQEEAVAAVVRIVAAGRIIQELQRFEATPSGLGALAEWLGSYGCRCVVMRATGESWKHAWYLLEGQLELVLAEPLSAPARGPGQEDALSLAELLAHGMIRGRPAPLEPLPEVRDLCRARRLLSRELAQHHLHIQKVLSDASLQATGAAPGGRGLSGAAILQEFMARQASRPSEAPGAPPEAPLAAHHRFMLKLHLAQVDALRGSIAQVDGRLAECLAPLPGVSQEAEAVQGLAGERLSPRAGPAARARG
- a CDS encoding peptidoglycan recognition protein family protein, producing the protein MTVQRSSAPVAPRAVTATAAAPVTAPPAGLSRGDTGPNVKKLQDALVKTGYMTRAQVNTGYGTFGPQTEAAVKKFQADKKLPTTGYYGDMTHAALKKALAGGVQGPTPPTQPGGKFTKPAVISAPSPNFNERGGKDIDTIVMHHTASNNGAGDLAHMRNPASEVSAHYMVDRDGKIYQLVNDSKRAWHAGKGELHGVPTDVNGRSIGIEIVNDGSGKTPFTEAQYKALNQLVGYLKQEYNVPTKNVVGHKDVAVPKGRKSDPASNFDWSRLP
- a CDS encoding TolC family protein, with translation MLSRGVSASPLLCLCLYGFLSLSEASAGPLTLGQAVALALERSPVLVSLEAGVARAQAQARNDARFFQTNPELSAAAGPRLRDGGNTLELGVGLSQQVELFGQPSARKEAARALVTASEAQLRTRRVELVAEVRTAFARARAAGQEVRLAEDARTLAAEALSAAEERLEAGAASRLEVNTARVEAGRAAREHNRAVFRHASALNALGLLIGLDEAVEIHAQDTPLPDNPPALSLPTLLGQALRDRADLQSARAELEASQAQQRLSQRAALPSPRAGVSYGREEEAHIVQGTLSIELPVFDRNQAGRGTSAARVTEAARTLEAVERLARAEVRLALVRYQTAEASLRLFGENAQQSLQENLALATEGYRAGKMDFLELLVIRRETLEARRDHIEAMEEFGTAQAQLQRVIGSLP
- a CDS encoding efflux RND transporter periplasmic adaptor subunit, encoding MRAFALLSVLGLVLLPGCKQEPPPAAHPAEAPHGDEHGHEKEAAHAEAITLTPESVRNARLQTAEAQRKPLAVGLTVPARLAFPQRGVAQVAARVPGRIASIEVDLGDRVKKGQVLGYLESPDLGRARADYLAATMKAQVAAENFRREKELFAKGITSEREMREAEGTYVTIEADRNAADARLHALSLTDQEIKALRSDEHYSTRFPARAPLDGTVVDIPVTVGQEVGGTTPLFTVGDLSTLWALLEVSEAQLATVRQGQAVALAVQALPGQRFQGKVTYIGDIVDEKTRTTPVRVVLPNTEGNLKPGMFATAEISTGGTAPGAPGTEQLVVPREAVQQVADEQVVFVPQGPNQFQAVEVKTGASSATEIEILEGLEPGTPVVTQGAFILKSELSKESMGEGHSH